One genomic segment of Paenibacillus durus includes these proteins:
- a CDS encoding LysR family transcriptional regulator, whose amino-acid sequence MNLRHLQYFRVIAETEHITQAAIKLSITQPSLSHAISELEKELGTYLFEKQGRNIRLTKYGKLFLSYVNRALDELEKGEKKVRELTSPSSGVIDLAFIYTLGAHFVPALVQSFSLLDDHKKMSFTFHQGNTKNIIQGLKDDHYDIAFCSYMEHEPEIEFIPMAEQELVVITPKNHPLSELGSIDLKETASYPMVYFNPKSGLRPIIDSLFAKVGARPNIVCEIEEDTAMAGLVSVGYGIAVMPRISALSHFDVDVLNISNPSYERFIYVASVRNRYLSPAATEFRNFAINYGKKFFLKTHKHV is encoded by the coding sequence ATGAACTTACGGCATCTGCAGTATTTCCGGGTAATTGCCGAAACGGAACATATCACACAGGCGGCAATCAAATTATCCATTACCCAGCCAAGCCTCAGCCATGCCATATCGGAGCTTGAGAAGGAACTGGGAACCTATCTTTTTGAGAAGCAGGGACGGAATATCCGGCTAACCAAGTACGGCAAGCTCTTCCTTAGCTATGTTAACCGCGCTCTGGACGAATTGGAGAAAGGCGAGAAGAAGGTCCGCGAGCTGACCAGCCCATCCAGCGGGGTGATCGATCTTGCTTTTATCTACACGCTTGGCGCTCATTTCGTACCCGCCCTGGTGCAGTCTTTTTCCTTGCTGGATGACCATAAGAAAATGTCCTTCACTTTCCATCAGGGAAATACGAAAAATATCATACAAGGCTTAAAGGACGACCATTACGACATCGCCTTCTGCTCTTATATGGAACATGAACCCGAAATCGAGTTTATCCCAATGGCCGAGCAAGAACTGGTCGTCATCACGCCCAAGAATCATCCGTTATCTGAATTGGGCAGTATCGATCTTAAGGAGACGGCTTCCTATCCTATGGTTTATTTTAATCCAAAGAGCGGGCTGCGGCCGATCATCGACAGCTTGTTCGCCAAGGTGGGCGCAAGACCAAACATCGTATGCGAGATTGAAGAGGACACCGCCATGGCGGGTCTTGTATCGGTAGGATACGGCATAGCGGTGATGCCCCGTATATCCGCCCTTTCCCATTTTGATGTGGATGTTCTCAATATCAGCAACCCGTCATACGAACGCTTTATTTACGTCGCGAGCGTCCGCAACCGCTATTTATCTCCCGCCGCCACGGAGTTCCGGAATTTCGCCATCAATTATGGAAAGAAATTTTTTCTAAAAACGCATAAGCATGTCTAA
- a CDS encoding NAD(P)/FAD-dependent oxidoreductase, with the protein MYQHLFSPLTVKSMTIKNRIVMPPMGTNYGDPNGEFTEDHMKYYERRAKGGVGLIIVENACLQFPMGSNGTTQIRIDHDRYIPGMYRLTEKLHKYGACVALQINHAGASAVPERIGGQPVSSSNIPSKTGGAVPRPLEKDEIQGIVEQYGKAAKRVVAAGFDAIEIHAGHSYLLCQFLSPVYNKRTDEFGGSFENRARFARMVIDRIRKEVGPFFPIMMRFSADEFIQGGNTLEDTLQILEFLNDEVDIFNVSAALNDSLQYQIDQMNLPDGWRAYLSKAVRDKFGKPTIATGNFRDPAVLEKTLADGGADLIGIGRGLIADPDWVGKVQTGHEEMIRKCISCNIGCAGHRIALNRPIRCTINPEVIHGEDYKEHKVIRQTNVVVIGGGTAGLEAACTAAEVGCTTFLFEQRPRVGGLAREIAKLPDKKRIVDFPNYLEKRSQQLKNLITFTNTKADAQLIENFKPDVIINATGSKPLLPPIAGLLGHIDKEGENILSIFGLLRRVDEFSAMDLEGKKIVVIGGGAVGLDVVEFFAERKAEVTIVERLPELGRDLDLITKLSMMQMIKDKNVSVHTHTALVEVAGDHFKVNYEGEDKNFAFDYGFVCLGMKPENPGLAELQSHFLQRNVEVVNIGDSFRTRKILDGIREGRNIISTLEKIGAL; encoded by the coding sequence ATGTATCAACATCTTTTTTCGCCGCTGACCGTTAAAAGCATGACGATAAAGAATCGCATTGTAATGCCGCCGATGGGTACGAACTACGGTGATCCGAACGGTGAGTTTACCGAGGATCATATGAAATATTATGAGCGTCGGGCAAAAGGCGGCGTTGGACTCATTATTGTGGAAAATGCATGTCTTCAGTTCCCGATGGGCTCCAATGGAACGACGCAGATCCGCATCGACCACGACCGCTACATTCCGGGCATGTACAGATTGACCGAGAAGCTGCACAAGTACGGCGCCTGCGTCGCGCTGCAAATCAACCATGCCGGGGCTTCCGCAGTGCCTGAACGGATTGGCGGCCAGCCGGTATCTTCTTCCAACATACCTTCGAAGACAGGGGGAGCGGTTCCCCGCCCGCTGGAGAAGGACGAAATTCAGGGTATCGTCGAGCAATACGGCAAAGCGGCGAAACGTGTGGTCGCAGCGGGCTTCGACGCGATTGAAATCCATGCCGGACATTCGTATCTTCTCTGCCAATTTCTGTCGCCGGTCTATAACAAGCGGACTGACGAGTTCGGCGGAAGCTTTGAGAACAGAGCGAGATTTGCGCGAATGGTTATCGACCGGATCAGAAAGGAAGTAGGGCCTTTCTTCCCGATCATGATGCGCTTCAGCGCGGACGAGTTTATCCAAGGCGGCAATACACTGGAAGATACGCTGCAAATTCTCGAGTTCTTGAATGATGAAGTCGATATCTTCAACGTTTCTGCGGCGCTGAACGATTCCCTGCAATATCAGATCGACCAAATGAATCTGCCGGACGGCTGGCGCGCCTATCTGTCCAAAGCGGTCAGAGACAAATTCGGCAAGCCGACCATTGCCACCGGCAACTTCCGCGATCCGGCCGTACTGGAGAAGACGCTTGCAGACGGCGGCGCGGACCTGATTGGTATCGGCCGCGGACTGATCGCCGACCCGGATTGGGTGGGCAAGGTGCAGACCGGACATGAAGAAATGATTCGCAAGTGCATCTCCTGCAACATTGGCTGCGCCGGACACCGGATCGCGCTGAACCGTCCGATCCGCTGCACAATCAATCCTGAAGTCATTCACGGCGAGGATTACAAAGAACATAAGGTAATCCGCCAGACCAATGTTGTCGTCATCGGCGGCGGCACCGCTGGCCTTGAAGCGGCCTGCACGGCTGCCGAGGTGGGCTGCACCACATTCCTGTTCGAGCAAAGACCGCGTGTAGGCGGGCTTGCACGTGAAATCGCCAAGCTCCCGGATAAGAAAAGAATCGTTGATTTCCCGAATTATCTGGAAAAGAGAAGCCAACAGCTGAAAAATCTGATTACCTTCACCAACACGAAAGCCGACGCGCAGCTTATTGAAAACTTCAAGCCGGATGTTATTATTAATGCTACCGGTTCGAAGCCCCTCCTGCCGCCGATTGCCGGACTGCTTGGACATATCGACAAGGAAGGCGAGAACATTCTCTCCATCTTCGGCCTGCTGCGCCGCGTCGATGAATTCTCAGCTATGGATCTGGAAGGCAAAAAAATTGTCGTTATCGGCGGCGGAGCCGTTGGCCTGGACGTTGTGGAATTTTTCGCGGAACGCAAAGCCGAGGTTACGATCGTCGAACGTCTGCCGGAGCTTGGCAGAGACCTGGACCTGATCACCAAGCTGTCCATGATGCAGATGATCAAGGACAAGAATGTATCCGTCCATACGCATACTGCCCTGGTGGAAGTGGCGGGAGATCATTTCAAAGTCAATTATGAGGGCGAGGACAAAAATTTTGCGTTTGACTACGGCTTTGTCTGCCTGGGCATGAAACCGGAGAATCCCGGTCTTGCGGAACTGCAGAGTCATTTTCTGCAGCGGAATGTCGAGGTTGTAAATATCGGCGACAGCTTCAGAACCCGTAAAATTCTCGATGGCATCCGCGAAGGACGCAATATTATTTCGACCTTGGAAAAAATCGGCGCATTGTAA
- a CDS encoding shikimate dehydrogenase: protein MAERITGYTQLIGLLGTPIAHSLSPTMHNEAFAKLGLDYAYMAFGVGNEQLPDVIKGFRALGLRGFNVTMPNKSLVLDYLDKLSPAAELAGSVNTVVNEDGVLTGHITDGTGYMRALKEEGINVIGEKMTIAGGGGAATAICIQAALDGVKEISIFNKKDKFYPRAEATVEKIRSKTDCKVQLFDVDDQEALRREIADSVIFTNATGVGMKPLEDQCLISDPSMLRPDLVVSDVVYIPKKTKLLEMAEARGCRTINGLGMMLWQGARAFEIWTGKEMPVGYIKELLF, encoded by the coding sequence ATGGCAGAGCGCATTACAGGTTATACACAGCTTATAGGTTTGCTGGGAACTCCGATTGCCCACAGCTTGTCCCCAACTATGCACAACGAAGCTTTTGCTAAACTTGGACTTGACTACGCATATATGGCCTTTGGCGTCGGCAACGAACAGCTGCCTGATGTCATCAAGGGCTTCCGGGCACTGGGTCTTCGCGGCTTTAACGTTACCATGCCGAATAAATCGCTGGTGCTGGACTATCTCGACAAGCTGTCTCCAGCCGCTGAGCTGGCGGGCTCGGTGAACACTGTTGTTAACGAGGACGGTGTTCTGACCGGCCATATCACGGACGGCACAGGATACATGCGCGCGCTTAAGGAGGAAGGCATTAATGTAATCGGCGAGAAGATGACGATTGCCGGCGGCGGCGGAGCTGCTACAGCGATCTGTATTCAAGCCGCTCTTGATGGAGTAAAGGAGATATCCATCTTCAATAAGAAGGATAAGTTCTATCCCCGCGCCGAAGCGACCGTGGAGAAAATCCGCTCCAAGACCGACTGTAAAGTGCAGCTGTTCGATGTTGACGATCAGGAAGCGCTCCGGCGGGAAATTGCGGACAGCGTCATTTTTACCAACGCTACAGGCGTAGGGATGAAGCCGCTTGAAGATCAATGCCTCATTTCCGATCCTTCAATGCTGCGTCCGGATTTGGTGGTATCCGACGTCGTGTATATTCCGAAGAAGACCAAACTGCTCGAAATGGCCGAAGCCAGAGGCTGCCGCACAATCAACGGTCTGGGCATGATGCTGTGGCAGGGAGCCAGAGCCTTCGAAATCTGGACGGGCAAAGAAATGCCTGTCGGCTATATCAAAGAGCTGCTGTTTTAG
- a CDS encoding MFS transporter, with translation MKNKYMPTAISLYINYFVHGMGAIIMAQNMDYLTKQLHTDTTGVAYVISALGIGRLLVLFVSGVLSDKFGRKPFVFTGMAIYALFFAGILIAPNVSVAFIFALLAGMANSILDSGTYPALMESFPETPGTANVIIKAFISAGQFALPLIISMLISNDLYYGYSFLLCIVIFIVNGLVLSRLKFPDHKVQAASAASSESSSDSKFRNKPNFWIEGICLILIGYTATATFYLISVWLPKYGEQVVQMSKTSSLQLISYYSIGSLLAVFVTSYLVKSLVRPVTFVLLYPFISFVALLVLWQVRTPLVCVISAFVIGFSAAGGVLQLALTTMSELFPSSKGKITGIVYTASSLATFSIPVITGILSKTSISNIILFDAIVTFVGVLLAIIVNMRYRRVINPVSAGVQA, from the coding sequence ATGAAAAATAAATATATGCCGACAGCAATTTCTCTGTATATCAACTACTTTGTGCATGGGATGGGCGCCATTATTATGGCGCAGAATATGGATTACTTAACCAAACAGCTTCATACGGACACTACCGGCGTTGCTTATGTCATTTCGGCGCTCGGCATTGGCCGGCTGCTTGTGCTCTTTGTATCCGGCGTGTTGTCCGATAAATTCGGACGGAAGCCGTTCGTGTTTACCGGAATGGCGATTTACGCGCTGTTCTTCGCCGGTATTTTGATAGCTCCCAATGTGTCCGTCGCCTTTATTTTCGCCTTGCTCGCGGGGATGGCTAACTCGATATTGGATTCCGGAACATACCCTGCTCTGATGGAATCCTTTCCAGAAACGCCGGGTACAGCCAATGTTATCATTAAGGCTTTCATTTCCGCCGGACAGTTCGCGCTGCCGCTGATTATCAGCATGCTGATCTCTAATGATCTATATTACGGATATTCGTTCCTGCTGTGCATCGTGATCTTTATCGTGAACGGGCTGGTGCTATCTCGTCTTAAGTTCCCGGATCATAAAGTCCAGGCGGCTTCGGCAGCCTCATCTGAAAGCAGCAGCGACAGCAAATTCAGAAACAAACCGAATTTTTGGATTGAGGGAATCTGCCTGATTCTAATCGGGTATACCGCAACAGCTACTTTTTATCTGATTTCCGTCTGGCTTCCCAAATACGGCGAACAGGTCGTACAGATGTCCAAGACGTCGTCGCTTCAATTAATCAGTTATTACAGTATCGGATCACTTCTGGCAGTATTCGTCACGTCTTATCTTGTCAAAAGCCTGGTTCGTCCCGTGACTTTCGTGCTGCTGTATCCGTTCATTTCTTTTGTGGCGCTGCTGGTGCTCTGGCAGGTAAGAACTCCGCTTGTCTGCGTTATTTCTGCCTTTGTGATCGGGTTCTCGGCTGCGGGCGGGGTGCTTCAGCTGGCGTTGACTACGATGTCCGAACTGTTTCCAAGCAGCAAGGGGAAAATTACAGGTATCGTCTATACGGCATCCAGTCTGGCTACGTTCTCCATCCCGGTGATTACCGGTATTTTGTCTAAGACGAGTATCAGCAATATCATCCTGTTTGATGCAATCGTTACATTCGTCGGCGTCCTGCTGGCTATAATCGTAAATATGCGGTACCGTAGAGTTATTAATCCGGTTTCTGCTGGGGTTCAAGCTTAA
- the aroD gene encoding type I 3-dehydroquinate dehydratase translates to MTSTVKVKQVTIGEGMPKICVPMVGATTAELKEEAEALKSLDLDVVEWRVDFFDQVENIEAVKAALADIRNIIPDLPLVFTFRSAKEGGEKEITTEYYAELNRAAAATGLADIIDVELFTGDDTVKPLVDYAHQQGAYVIISNHDFHKTPPKAEIVSRLEKARELGGDLPKIALMPADAGDVLTLIEATYTMKEKYPDCPVITMSMAGKGMISRIAGEVFGSALTFGSAKKASAPGQIPVSELRTALELVHRSL, encoded by the coding sequence ATGACCAGCACGGTTAAGGTTAAACAAGTCACCATCGGTGAGGGAATGCCGAAGATTTGCGTTCCGATGGTCGGAGCAACAACAGCGGAGTTGAAAGAAGAAGCCGAAGCGCTAAAATCACTGGATCTCGATGTGGTGGAATGGCGGGTAGATTTCTTCGATCAGGTTGAAAATATTGAAGCGGTCAAAGCTGCCCTTGCCGATATCCGCAATATAATTCCGGACCTCCCGCTCGTCTTTACATTCCGAAGCGCCAAAGAAGGCGGGGAAAAAGAGATTACCACAGAATATTATGCGGAACTGAACCGGGCGGCCGCTGCTACGGGTCTGGCCGATATTATCGACGTCGAGCTGTTTACCGGTGACGATACCGTAAAACCGCTGGTTGATTATGCGCATCAGCAGGGCGCCTACGTCATTATTTCCAATCATGATTTCCATAAGACGCCGCCTAAAGCGGAGATTGTTTCGCGCCTGGAAAAGGCTCGGGAGCTTGGCGGAGATTTGCCTAAGATCGCATTGATGCCGGCTGACGCCGGGGATGTGCTAACTCTGATTGAAGCAACTTATACAATGAAGGAAAAATACCCGGATTGCCCGGTTATAACGATGTCGATGGCGGGAAAAGGCATGATCAGCCGGATTGCCGGAGAGGTATTCGGCTCCGCTCTAACCTTCGGATCGGCGAAAAAGGCGTCGGCGCCAGGGCAGATTCCGGTGTCCGAGCTGCGTACTGCTCTGGAACTGGTGCATCGCAGCCTTTAA
- a CDS encoding shikimate kinase, with translation MQINNDIPLREKNIVLIGFMGVGKTTIGRQLSDKLYRDFIDIDQEIEKLHGMPVSKIFESMGEKAFRQMEKEFITKLCTTTRLKIISLGGGSFLQEEIKQVCLANSIVFYLDLSWDSWKDRLQLIMDSRPVLQNKTLEEIEQLFYSRQAIYETNNSKVSTDSLDPEEIADHIIDTLKLGWELYS, from the coding sequence TTGCAAATTAACAATGATATACCTTTACGGGAAAAGAATATTGTGCTTATCGGCTTTATGGGCGTCGGCAAAACGACAATCGGACGACAGCTCTCCGACAAGCTGTACCGCGATTTTATCGATATAGATCAGGAAATCGAGAAGCTTCACGGCATGCCGGTATCAAAGATCTTTGAATCGATGGGTGAGAAAGCCTTCAGACAGATGGAAAAAGAATTCATTACCAAGCTGTGCACCACCACCCGGCTGAAGATTATTTCTCTGGGCGGGGGTTCCTTTCTCCAAGAGGAAATCAAGCAGGTCTGCCTGGCCAACTCCATCGTCTTCTATCTCGATTTAAGCTGGGATTCCTGGAAAGACCGGCTGCAGCTCATTATGGACAGCCGCCCGGTGCTGCAGAACAAGACGCTGGAGGAGATTGAGCAGCTGTTCTACAGCCGGCAGGCCATTTACGAAACCAATAATTCCAAAGTCTCTACCGACTCGCTTGACCCCGAAGAAATAGCGGACCACATTATCGATACGCTCAAGCTCGGCTGGGAGCTGTATAGCTAG
- a CDS encoding MerR family transcriptional regulator, translated as MQKLALLAGISARTLRYYDEFGILRPARINSSGYRIYGRPEVDLLQQILFYRELGLSLENIKAIVTSPSFDGTKALKEHHGKLLEKRKQLDLLISNVEKTLAGKEGRITMSDTEKFAGFKQKLIDDNEQAYGKEVREKYGDEAVDRSNKQLLNMTEEQFKAIQQVEQEMFASLAEGMKTGDPASEPAQHAADLHRQWLTSHWGTYSPEAHAGITQMYVDDERFTAYYDKHTPGLALFLRDAVLIYTAKRN; from the coding sequence GTGCAAAAGCTCGCATTACTTGCGGGAATCAGCGCGCGCACGCTGCGTTATTACGATGAGTTCGGGATTTTGAGACCGGCCCGAATTAACTCCTCCGGCTACCGCATTTATGGCCGGCCCGAGGTCGATCTGCTGCAGCAGATTTTATTTTACCGCGAGCTGGGCCTCAGTCTGGAGAACATCAAGGCAATCGTGACCTCGCCCTCGTTCGACGGAACGAAAGCGCTGAAGGAGCATCATGGCAAGCTGCTGGAGAAAAGAAAACAGCTCGACCTGCTGATCTCGAATGTAGAGAAGACGCTGGCCGGCAAGGAAGGAAGGATTACAATGAGCGATACCGAGAAATTTGCAGGCTTCAAGCAAAAGCTGATTGACGATAACGAGCAGGCCTATGGCAAGGAAGTGCGCGAGAAATACGGCGACGAAGCCGTTGACCGGTCCAATAAACAGCTTCTCAACATGACGGAGGAACAATTCAAGGCCATTCAACAGGTGGAACAGGAGATGTTCGCTTCACTTGCGGAAGGCATGAAGACCGGCGATCCCGCCAGCGAACCGGCGCAGCATGCTGCCGATCTTCACCGGCAGTGGCTGACGTCGCACTGGGGCACATATTCCCCGGAAGCCCATGCGGGAATCACGCAGATGTACGTCGACGACGAACGCTTCACCGCTTACTATGATAAGCATACACCCGGTCTTGCTCTTTTCCTCAGAGACGCCGTACTCATCTACACAGCAAAGCGAAACTAA